The sequence CAGGACTGCAGCTTGTAGTTCCAAACGTGGTACTGTTGTCTCTCTTTTCGGTGCGCATCTTGATTTGGCGGCCAAAAATTTTACTTGTATATCGTTAACATGTTTAAGTCGCAGATAGACCACTGCAGCGTAAGCGGCTTCACTGGCATCTACGAATATGTGTAGTTGCAATTCCTCAGCGGTGGAGTATGCGGGCGAATAGCATCTTGGAACTGAAAAATACTTGATCTCTTGGAACGATTTCCACCATGCAACCCATTGTATGTTGAGACTGGATGATAGTTGTTCATCCCAGTCTATTTGTTGTTTCCATGTATCTTGCAAAATTAGCTTGACCCCGACGGTAATGTTGGCCAGAAAACCGAACGGATCATAAATGGCCATAGCTAATCCCAACAATTCACGTTTCGTTGGCGGCCTACTGCAATCGATAACCTCGCGCGGTATTTTGTGGAATCTGAAATGAAACTCCAAAACATCATCTCTGGAATTCCAATACATACCTAAGACTTTATCGGTTGTGGGCTGACGCTCCATGGCCACTACATCGGAAGTTGTGATGGCTCCCTGGTTTAGTTCACACTGAAGCTTCTTGCAATTGGAGATGAAGTTACGCAAATGGAATCCAGCGGCCGCATTTATTAAGACAGCTTCCTTGACTACCTCTTCGGCTTCTTGTGTATGATCAAAGCTGGCGACGAGATCATCCACATACGTATTTTCTACGATAGCCTTTGCACCTCGGGGCATCCTTTTCTTGAAACTATTGGCGTTGAGATTCTTTATGTATTCGGCACAACAAGGCGAACATGCAGCACCGAATATCATTGACGACATGACATACACTTGGATCGGTTGAGACTGGTCGCCATTTCGCCACAGAAAGCGTTGTGATTGTCTATCCTCAATACGGATCTTTACTTGTGAGAACATTTCTTGTATGTCGCCAGCTACTGCGACTTGACGTTGACGAAATTGGAACATGATGGCCATTAACGGCTGAGCCTGCTCTGGCCCCTTCAATAGTACTGAGTTCAATGACACATTCGATGTGGATGCTGCAGCATCAAATACTATTCGCAGCTTATGTGGCTTGTGAGGATTTACCACCCCAAAATGTGGTAAATACCACGTTAACGGGCCTTCAACTCTCAGTTCTTCGATTGTTAGAAGCTGAGCGTATCCCTTTCTTATGTATTTGTTCATCTCAGCAATGTAGCTTTCGGCATATTTATTATCTTTAGCCATTTTGTTTTCCACCTTTATGAGTCTACGCTTGGCCATTTCGTAACTTTGTGGCAAATTAATGTTATCTTTACGCCATAATAAACCTACTTCGTAACGCTTATCAATGTATTTCGTCGTCTCCTGCAGAATTCTTCTTGCTCTTAGATCATCGTTGCTCTGAAGCGGCACAGCTGGACTCTTCACTACTAGGCTGTCCAAACTGAAATATTCTTCAACTAATTTATGCAACTGTTGAGTCGCGAATGGTTTACGAACATGAAGGAATTTAGTGCTTGGAAGCTCCATGGGATGTGTTGGCCCATAAGCAACCCAGCCCAACTTAGTATTTATTTACCCATTAGGGTCCGAACTAATTATATCTTTAGCTACGCTTAAGTGACTGTTATCTAAACCGATTAACAAAGTTGGTTTGACGGTTGTGTAATTGGGCATGGGCAAATTACGAAGCTGGCTGTAACAGTTTCGATCAAATGTCTGTGTTGGCAGATCTAACTGTTTAATAGTATGCACATTTTTTAACTGAAATGAATCGTCTCGTCCCTGTCCTTGTATTTGCAAGTTCACTACCCGTGACTGCTctgttatttgtttgttattgtaccACTGCAAAGTGAGCGGCACATTACGACCTTTTATACTGTTGGCGATATTTTCTTCGAGCAGCGTTATCGATGAACCCTCATCAAACATGGCATATACTGCTATACTTTCTTTGGGACCTGTAAGAATTACTGGCAATATTTTGAATAAACACTCACCATGTTGGTTATCGCGGCAATTCAAGAGATGTTTATCATTGTGGTTAACTGATGTTGTCATTGACTCGACCTGCGTATCAGAAATAATCGGTTGATGCAGGAGAGGATGGTGCATACGCTTGCACCACTCCAGTCCACACTCACGCCTGGATCGGCATTCACTCAAGCCATGACCTCTTTGAAGGCAACCAAAGCACAAACGGTTGTCCTTTACTAACTTCCATTTGTTATTCAAAATAAGTGCCTTAAATTCTGGACATTCACTTAATTTGTGCGATTGTTTGCATTTTATGCAGTATTGTGACCGCTGTTGTTGCTCATCAAGATCTGACTCATTACTGTATAACACCCTACGTGAAGAATTTGTCATTGGGCGGCTGGACGATAATTGCATTCCTTGACGGCTATTCGTTGATGATTGTGGCTGAGCTGCACGTAGTGAAAACGCAAACATCGATGGCATGAGGCTTACAACTTTAGCGATATCCCTCAACCAATCGGCGAATGTCTGTAGACTTGGATGTGATGATGCACCGGCTACGCACCGAGACCACTCAAACTGTTTGGAAGCTGGCAGCTTGAGGACTAGTTCCTCCAGAAGCATTGGGTTATACAAATGTTGTTCACACTGAGATGATTTTAAAAAGGCGACAATGTTCTGAACTTGATTGGAGAAATCCAAGATTTGTTCAAGATGACTGTCATTTATATTCGGAAATTGTTGAATTTTCCTCATTTGTACTCGAATCAATAATTCAGGTCTTCCAAAATTAAATTGCAATTCTTCAATGACCTGTGGCACGTTATTAGGGTAAATTAATAAAGATGATACAATACGTTTTGCATTACCTTGTAATGCTCTTTGAAGCCTCATTAAATTTTGACGATTGTTGTACCCAAACTCCCTAGTTGTATCATGGTAACAAGCACTGAATAGAGGCCAATCCTCTGAGTTACCATCAAAGTAAGGAAGCGGATACAATTTAGCAACTATATTATCTACATATGAAATCACGCCATTGTGTGAGACGTTTGACGATTGTGGCAAATACTGTGGACGTTGTGTGCCCGGCGAAGGTATATTCATATTTACTATACCCGAATTTGTATACGTTGATTGCAAGTGCAACTTGTTCTTCATTAGTAATTTATTTGACTGTTCTGCTGTTTTTTCTGTGGCTGCACGAGCGATTCCATTTCCCTGTACTGGCTCTGCTGACGTTGACGCTGCAGCGCTGTTGCTATCACCCATTCTGATTGCGCTACGAATTTGTTCGTTGTCACGGCGAAGTTCATTTACTTTGTCATTTAATAAGTTTATGCTTGCTAACAATGCGCCAATATGTTCCTGAGTAATTACAGAACTCGCTGCACAATCACCGTCTGTTTCCATAGGAGAATTTTCAACTATTGTATTATTTAAGCTTGAATGATTGGACATTTCTTCTTTTTGTGTATTACTTGTGTAtgattcttttttgtttttctttgttttgctTCTTGTACGCATTTACAATACTTATATACTAAGTGTGAACGAGACGACTATACTATTTATGGCAACAAATAATTTGTGTATTTGACGGCgactaaaaaataaattgacgGCGACTAAGAATATTAAATTCAACTGACGAGTTCACTGAAACTCTTTAAACTGCGAACGTTACGCACATCGACTGCTACTGAAGCTGACGGAGGCAGAATCCACTGTTGACTCTGCTGACGGCAATATTTGTATGCTTACGAATTCACTGAAATTCGGTGTTGTTGCAACTTACGCGAGACTTACTGATGCTGCTACTGAAGCAACTAATGGtgacatgtacatatgtgagtactCTGACTGCGATCAAAGCACGACGATTCCTGTTAGCTGCTACTGAagcagatatatatatttttaaagcgaAATATGATGCAATGTTGGTCGAAATGTATTCACCAATGACGATTTATTACAAATGCGTGTTAAATTTTGTCTCACTAACGCAGAAAGCAATTCGGTAAACTTAAATGTCGTCAAGTTAGTCCTTATTAAGAAAAAACACTGTATTTAAAATGCCTTCGTGGctaacaatatttattaataataatagttGAAATAAAGTGAGACTGTTATTTGTATAGATTTATAAATTTATGACATTTAAATGCATTAGCGCATTACCACGTTACCGAATTGGTGCTTTCTCTGAGTTCAACTGACTGTTTTCATTCAAATGGCTCAGTCGCATTcagagttgtatttgacagggttGATATGTCTACGTATGTACGAAAAGTATTGCATGGTCTGGCAATCCAACGGCTGAGTCACATTCTAATCGACacatatgtttaatttgttcaaaaaaaaaattgaaacaggtctttgttgaAACAAAGTATTTGCATTCACGTCGTATTCAACCAATGAGCTTCCTCTGTACAGTGCCAGTGAAGACTTTCAAAGAATGTTTTTCTCGTTCCTAGAAGAACACCAAAATTGTCGTATTATACCTTATTTTGAAAATG is a genomic window of Eurosta solidaginis isolate ZX-2024a chromosome 4, ASM4086904v1, whole genome shotgun sequence containing:
- the LOC137249282 gene encoding uncharacterized protein; amino-acid sequence: MSNHSSLNNTIVENSPMETDGDCAASSVITQEHIGALLASINLLNDKVNELRRDNEQIRSAIRMGDSNSAAASTSAEPVQGNGIARAATEKTAEQSNKLLMKNKLHLQSTYTNSGIVNMNIPSPGTQRPQYLPQSSNVSHNGVISYVDNIVAKLYPLPYFDGNSEDWPLFSACYHDTTREFGYNNRQNLMRLQRALQGH